Proteins found in one Quercus robur chromosome 2, dhQueRobu3.1, whole genome shotgun sequence genomic segment:
- the LOC126712888 gene encoding calcium uptake protein, mitochondrial-like, producing the protein MRSFTYLKRNRPSLHQLALIQRFQLRQSSSLPLINAASNSNRDTSNQENPLWGSFLKWASAITVGSGLGLLYWSHDKPLLSFADFASAESTVDDAASSSSSSSSSVSAYFPKLALPQTPKNLFGDAYRRRVFFNYEKRIRLRSPPEKVFEYFASLRSPDGELLMKPADLMRAVVPVFPPSESNLVRDGYLGGERNPGELHCAPSDFFMLFDVDNDGLISFKEYIFFVTLLSIPESNFSVAFKTFDINNNGEIDKKEFKKVMALMRARNRQGAQHRDGLRTGLKVNGSVENGGLVERFFGKDGNEHLQHDKFIQFMRDLHDEILRLEFDHYDYKSQRSISAKDFALSMVASADMSHLGRLLDRVDELNNVPHLMDMRITFEEFKNFAKLRKNLQPFALALFSFGKVNGLLTRDDFQRAASQVCGVSLSDNMVEIIFHMFDSNRDENLSSDEFVRVLYNRERDIAQPMQEGFLGLFSSCRYCQ; encoded by the exons ATGCGTTCCTTTACATACCTCAAAAGAAACCGACCTTCCCTCCATCAACTCGCCCTCATCCAACGGTTCCAGCTCCGTCAATCATCATCACTCCCCCTGATCAACGCTGCTTCAAATTCAAACCGCGACACCAGTAACCAAGAGAACCCACTTTGGGGTTCGTTTCTGAAATGGGCTTCGGCGATCACAGTCGGGTCGGGCTTAGGGCTCCTATACTGGTCTCACGATAAACCCTTGTTGTCTTTCGCTGATTTCGCTTCTGCTGAATCTACCGTGGAtgatgctgcttcttcttcttcttcttcttcttcttcagtttctGCATATTTTCCCAAATTAGCATTGCCTCAAACCCCTAAGAACCTTTTTGGAG ATGCATATAGGAGAAGAGTTTTCTTTAACTATGAGAAACGCATCAGGTTGCGAAGTCCTCCTGAAAAG GTTTTTGAGTACTTTGCATCTTTACGGTCCCCCGATGGAGAATTGCTTATGAAACCAGCTGATCTAATGCGAGCAGTTGTTCCTGTTTTCCCTCCATCTGAATCCAACCTTGTTAGAGATGGATATTTGGGAGGGGAAAGAAATCCTGGAGAGTTACATTGTGCTCCTTCAGATTTCTTTATGCTTTTTGATGTAGACAATGATGGACTTATATCTTTTAAGGA GTATATCTTTTTTGTGACACTACTCAGTATCCCAGAATCAAACTTTTCTGTGGCATTCAAAACGTTTGACATAAACAATAATGG GGAGATAGATAAGAAAGAATTCAAAAAAGTGATGGCTTTGATGCGAGCTCGTAATAGACAAGGGGCTCAACACAGGGATGGGCTACGAACTGGGTTAAAAGTCAATGGTTCTGTAGAAAATGGAGGCCTGGTGGAGCGTTTCTTTGGTAAGGACGGAAATGAACACCTCCAACATGATAAATTTATCCAATTTATGCGAGATTTGCACGATGAA ATTCTGAGGTtggaatttgatcattatgaCTACAAATCACAAAGATCTATATCAGCCAAGGACTTTGCGCTGTCCATGGTTGCTTCTGCGGACATGAGCCATTTAGGCAGGCTGCTTGATCGGGTTGATGAATTGAACAATGTTCCCCATCTTATGGATATGCGCATTACATTTGAGGAGTTCAAAAATTTTGCTAAGCTACGGAAAAATTTGCAGCCATTTGCTTTGGCCCTTTTCAGTTTTGGAAAAGTGAATGGCCTGTTAACAAGAGATGACTTTCAACGAGCTGCATCTCAG GTGTGTGGTGTATCCCTCTCTGATAACATGGTAGAAATCATTTTCCACATGTTTGACTCAAATCGTGATGAAAATTTAAGCTCAGATGAGTTTGTAAGAGTGTTATACAATCGGGAAAGGGATATTGCTCAACCTATGCAGGAAGGGTTCCTGGGCCTTTTTTCTAGCTGCAGGTACTGCCAGTGA
- the LOC126712889 gene encoding protein PHOX1 produces MGKPTGKKKHQVEHKPGNANGKPSKVADRSPKALDEDTAIFINMSQELKEEGNKLFQKRDHEGAMLKFEKAIKLLPGNHIDAAHLRCNIASCYMELGLGEYPRAINECNLALEVSPRFSKALLKRAKCYEALNRLDLAFRDVNTVLSMEPNNTTALENMERLKRTMDEKGISVDEKVIGLVHVEPMGASKVHKVVKEKLRKKKIRKGELKAEDKVVVEEKVSAVKDKEMITNTVLEEKVVTKPAKEEKVVTKTVKLVFGEDIRWAQLPGNCSMRLVRDIVGDRFPGLKGVLVKYRDQEGDLVTITTTDELRLVESSGDSQGSLRLYIAEVSPDQEPVYEGMSNAEEVQNDDTKSSNFVENGDVGKAKEVERGLTTLEDWIMQFARLFKNHVGFDSDSYLDLHELGMKLYSEAVEDTVTNDDAQELFDIAADKFQEMAALALFNWGNVHMSRARKRVLFSEDSLRESVLEQIKAGYEWAHKEYVKAERRYEEALKIKPDFYEGYLALGQQQFEQAKLCWYYAVGKKTELETGPSSEVLQLYNKAEDSMDKGMGMWEEMEEQRLNGLSKSEKYEEIAQKTGLNELFKDISAEEAAEQAANMRSQIYLLWGTLLYERSIVEYKLELPTWEECLEVAVEKFELAGASPTDIAVMIKNHCSNATALEGLGFKIDEIRQAWNEMYDAKRWQFGTPSFRLEPLFRRRVPKLHSILEHA; encoded by the exons ATGGGAAAGCCAACAGGGAAGAAGAAGCATCAGGTAGAGCACAAACCTGGCAATGCAAATGGTAAGCCAAGCAAGGTTGCTGACCGAAGTCCTAAAGCCCTGGATGAAGACACTGCAATCTTCATCAATATGTCCCAAGAGCTCAAAGAAGAAGGTAATAAGCTTTTCCAAAAGCGGGACCATGAGGGTGCCatgttgaaatttgaaaagGCCATCAAACTATTACCTGGAAATCACATTGATGCTGCACATTTGCGTTGCAATATAGCTTCCTGTTATATGGAATTGGGTCTTGGTGAGTATCCTCGAGCAATCAATGAATGTAATTTAGCATTAGAAGTGTCACCGAGATTCAGTAAAGCGCTATTAAAGAGAGCGAAGTGTTATGAGGCTTTGAATCGATTGGATTTGGCATTTAGAGATGTTAATACTGTTTTGAGTATGGAACCTAATAATACTACAGCTTTGGAGAATATGGAGAGGTTGAAAAGGACGATGGATGAAAAGGGTATCAGTGTTGATGAGAAAGTAATTGGTCTGGTTCATGTGGAGCCAATGGGTGCTTCAAAGGTGCATAAAGTGGTGAAAGAGAAactaaggaagaagaagattagGAAAGGTGAATTGAAGGCGGAGGATAAGGTGGTTGTGGAAGAGAAGGTTAGTGCTGTAAAGGATAAGGAAATGATCACAAATACAGTTCTGGAAGAAAAAGTGGTTACGAAGCCTGCTAAGGAAGAAAAAGTGGTTACAAAGACAGTGAAGTTGGTGTTTGGGGAGGATATTAGGTGGGCGCAGTTACCAGGTAATTGTAGCATGAGGTTGGTGAGGGATATAGTTGGGGATAGGTTTCCTGGACTTAAGGGTGTTCTTGTGAAGTACAGGGATCAAGAGGGTGATTTGGTCACAATCACTACTACGGATGAGCTGAGGTTGGTCGAATCATCTGGTGATTCACAAGGGTCTCTTAGATTGTATATTGCTGAAGTTAGTCCTGATCAGGAGCCTGTCTATGAGGGGATGAGCAATGCGGAGGAGGTGCAGAATGATGATACAAAATCAAgtaattttgttgaaaatgggGATGTGGGGAAAGCTAAAGAAGTTGAAAGAGGGTTGACCACTCTTGAGGACTGGATTATGCAGTTTGCACGACTGTTCAAGAACCATGTTGGATTTGATTCTGACTCGTACTTGGATCTTCATGAGCTAGGGATGAAGCTATACTCGGAGGCTGTGGAGGATACTGTGACAAATGATGATGCTCAAGAACTGTTTGATATTGCAGCAGATAAGTTCCAAGAGATGGCAGCTTTGGCATTGTTTAATTGGGGGAATGTTCACATGTCCAGGGCAAGAAAGAGGGTGTTATTTTCGGAAGATAGTTTGAGGGAATCTGTACTTGAGCAGATTAAGGCTGGATATGAATGGGCACATAAAGAGTATGTGAAGGCAGAAAGGAGGTATGAAGAAGCTCTGAAAATAAAACCAGACTTCTATGAAGGTTATCTTGCACTTGGACAACAGCAGTTTGAGCAGGCAAAGCTCTGTTGGTACTATGCAGTTGGGAAAAAGACTGAATTAGAGACAGGACCTTCCTCAGAGGTCCTACAGCTTTATAACAAGGCTGAGGACAGCATGGACAAGGGCATGGGGATGTGGGAGGAAATGGAGGAGCAGCGTCTAAATGGGCTCTCCAAATCGGAGAAATATGAAGAAATAGCGCAGAAAACGGGGTTAAATGAGCTATTTAAAGATATTTCTGCTGAGGAAGCTGCAGAGCAGGCTGCAAACATGAGGTCGCAGATATACCTCTTATGGGGAACCTTGCTGTATGAGCGTTCAATTGTGGAATATAAGCTAGAACTACCAACTTGGGAAGAATGTTTAGAGGTTGCAGTTGAGAAGTTTGAACTTGCAGGAGCTTCTCCAACAGATATAGCTGTTATGATAAAGAACCATTGTTCTAATGCTACTGCCTTGGAAG GTCTTGGgttcaaaattgatgagataAGGCAAGCCTGGAATGAGATGTATGATGCTAAGAGGTGGCAGTTTGGCACTCCATCTTTTCGGCTTGAACCATTGTTCCGTAGGCGGGTTCCAAAGCTTCATTCTATCTTGGAACATGCTTGA